From a single Nocardioides panacis genomic region:
- a CDS encoding trans-sulfuration enzyme family protein has protein sequence MSPEHPAARPSYRPATLAVTSGRPPHVADNPLNEPLTMASTYVAGGDVEYGRYGNPTWSAFEQALGDLEGGRCLAFSTGLAAVATILDLVGNGAKVVAPRHAYNGCVMQMADLEARGRISLQLVDITDTEAVVKACDDAALVWLESPTNPALEIADIPPIVAAAHDAGAYVVVDNTFATPLLQQPLSLDADLVVHSATKFIAGHSDVLLGAVVTSDVQLFDVLKKRRDMIGATPGTFETWLALRGLRTLHVRLERAQANAQELVRRLREHPAVGEVRYPGFGAIVSVVLTDGALAADLLTRKTRLWVHATSLGSVESTFERRRRWKTEPATIPEGLVRMSVGIEDVDDLWDDLAAALDDLTLPG, from the coding sequence ATGTCCCCCGAGCATCCCGCAGCCCGTCCGTCGTACCGTCCGGCCACCCTCGCGGTGACCTCCGGCCGCCCGCCGCACGTCGCCGACAACCCCCTGAACGAGCCGCTGACGATGGCCTCGACGTACGTCGCCGGCGGCGACGTGGAGTACGGCCGCTACGGCAACCCGACCTGGTCGGCCTTCGAGCAGGCCCTCGGCGACCTCGAGGGCGGCCGGTGCCTGGCGTTCTCCACCGGCCTCGCGGCGGTCGCCACGATCCTCGACCTGGTCGGGAACGGCGCCAAGGTCGTCGCCCCGCGGCACGCCTACAACGGGTGCGTCATGCAGATGGCCGACCTCGAGGCGCGCGGACGGATCAGCCTGCAGCTGGTCGACATCACCGACACCGAGGCGGTGGTGAAGGCCTGCGACGACGCCGCGCTGGTGTGGCTCGAGTCGCCGACCAACCCGGCCCTCGAGATCGCCGACATCCCGCCGATCGTGGCCGCCGCGCACGACGCCGGCGCCTACGTGGTGGTGGACAACACCTTCGCCACCCCGCTGCTCCAGCAGCCGCTGTCGCTGGACGCCGACCTCGTCGTGCACTCGGCGACCAAGTTCATCGCCGGGCACAGCGACGTGCTGCTCGGCGCCGTGGTGACCTCCGACGTCCAGCTCTTCGACGTGCTGAAGAAGCGCCGCGACATGATCGGCGCGACGCCCGGGACCTTCGAGACCTGGCTGGCGCTGCGCGGGCTGCGCACGCTGCACGTCCGGCTCGAGCGCGCGCAGGCCAACGCCCAGGAGCTGGTCCGGCGGCTGCGCGAGCACCCGGCCGTGGGCGAGGTCCGCTACCCGGGGTTCGGCGCGATCGTGTCCGTCGTGCTCACCGACGGGGCGCTGGCCGCGGACCTGCTGACCCGCAAGACCCGGCTGTGGGTGCACGCGACCAGCCTCGGCAGCGTCGAGTCGACCTTCGAGCGACGCCGCCGCTGGAAGACCGAACCGGCCACCATCCCGGAGGGCCTGGTGCGGATGTCGGTCGGCATCGAGGACGTCGACGACCTCTGGGACGACCTGGCCGCCGCCCTCGACGACCTCACCCTCCCCGGCTGA
- a CDS encoding DUF3515 domain-containing protein has protein sequence MRRRPAPRSTGAVAVSALLLLATGCSGPLTLDAPTLTGADAAACRALVEALPDKVDGVARVEADTGGGYGAAWGDPAIELRCGVPVPKGFDAVSGCQTANGVDWYVPESQQTGRPEDIVMTSVGRTVNVEVRVPATYWPPVNTMVDLGAAVRKTLRSVQPCV, from the coding sequence ATGCGACGGCGCCCTGCTCCCCGGAGCACGGGCGCCGTCGCCGTCTCCGCCCTCCTGCTGCTGGCCACCGGGTGCTCGGGTCCGCTGACCCTCGACGCCCCGACGCTGACCGGCGCGGACGCGGCGGCCTGCCGGGCCCTGGTCGAGGCGCTGCCGGACAAGGTGGACGGTGTCGCGCGGGTCGAGGCGGACACCGGCGGCGGGTACGGCGCGGCCTGGGGCGACCCGGCGATCGAGCTGCGCTGCGGGGTGCCGGTGCCGAAGGGCTTCGACGCCGTCTCCGGCTGCCAGACCGCCAACGGCGTGGACTGGTACGTCCCCGAGTCGCAGCAGACCGGCCGGCCGGAGGACATCGTGATGACCAGCGTCGGGCGGACCGTCAACGTCGAGGTGCGGGTCCCGGCGACGTACTGGCCGCCGGTGAACACGATGGTCGACCTCGGCGCCGCGGTGAGGAAGACCCTGCGCTCGGTGCAGCCCTGCGTGTGA
- a CDS encoding Lrp/AsnC ligand binding domain-containing protein, protein MVVQAYILIQTDVGKAAEVAAEIAEVKGVTLAEDVTGPYDVIVRAEARNVDELGKLVVAKVQNISGITRTLTCPVVHI, encoded by the coding sequence ATGGTGGTGCAGGCCTACATCTTGATCCAGACCGACGTCGGCAAGGCCGCCGAGGTGGCCGCCGAGATCGCTGAGGTCAAGGGCGTCACGCTGGCTGAGGACGTGACCGGACCGTACGACGTGATCGTGCGCGCCGAGGCCCGCAACGTCGACGAGCTCGGCAAGCTGGTCGTGGCGAAGGTGCAGAACATCAGCGGCATCACCCGGACGCTCACGTGTCCGGTCGTGCACATCTGA
- a CDS encoding D-alanine--D-alanine ligase family protein, with the protein MSEPEQEQQTRKPRIAVVFGGRSSEHAVSCATAGSVLAALDADRYDVVPVGITRDGRWVLESADPARLAITAQDRLPEVDGSRSTVALARQDDASDLVVHEPGAVPRTLGEVDVVFPLLHGPWGEDGTLQGLLEMSGVRYVGSGVLASAVGMDKHYMKVVLASHGLPVLPYTVITPAGWESDRAACAESVASLGYPVFVKPARGGSSIGISKVHGPDELDAAVEEARRHDPKVLVEVSAEGGREVECGVLQGFGSNPSDTSVVAEISVDPAHEFYDFAAKYLPEEQTRLDVPADLPEGVAARIRELSAQAFEVLSCEGLARVDFFVLPDERVVINEINTMPGFTPSSMFPRMWAATGLDYPALVDRLVQLALHRGTGLR; encoded by the coding sequence ATGAGCGAGCCCGAGCAGGAACAGCAGACCCGCAAGCCCCGGATCGCCGTCGTGTTCGGTGGCCGGTCGAGCGAGCACGCGGTGTCGTGCGCGACCGCCGGCAGCGTCCTCGCGGCGCTCGACGCCGACCGCTACGACGTGGTGCCGGTCGGCATCACCCGCGACGGCCGCTGGGTCCTGGAGTCCGCCGACCCGGCGCGTCTGGCGATCACCGCGCAGGACCGGCTGCCCGAGGTCGACGGCTCGCGCTCCACGGTCGCCCTGGCCCGGCAGGACGACGCCAGCGACCTGGTGGTGCACGAGCCCGGCGCCGTGCCCCGCACGCTCGGCGAGGTCGACGTGGTCTTCCCGCTGCTGCACGGCCCGTGGGGCGAGGACGGCACCCTGCAGGGCCTGCTGGAGATGTCCGGCGTCCGCTACGTCGGCTCCGGCGTGCTGGCCTCGGCCGTGGGGATGGACAAGCACTACATGAAGGTGGTGCTGGCCTCGCACGGCCTGCCGGTGCTGCCCTACACCGTGATCACGCCCGCCGGCTGGGAGAGCGACCGCGCCGCGTGCGCGGAGTCGGTCGCCTCGCTGGGCTACCCGGTCTTCGTGAAGCCGGCCCGCGGCGGCTCGAGCATCGGGATCAGCAAGGTGCACGGCCCCGACGAGCTCGACGCCGCCGTCGAGGAGGCCCGCCGGCACGACCCCAAGGTGCTCGTCGAGGTCTCCGCCGAGGGCGGCCGCGAGGTCGAGTGCGGCGTGCTCCAGGGCTTCGGCAGCAACCCGTCGGACACCTCGGTGGTCGCGGAGATCAGCGTCGACCCCGCCCACGAGTTCTACGACTTCGCCGCGAAGTACCTCCCCGAGGAGCAGACCCGGCTCGACGTGCCCGCGGACCTCCCCGAGGGCGTCGCGGCCCGGATCCGGGAGCTGTCCGCCCAGGCGTTCGAGGTGCTGTCGTGCGAGGGCCTGGCCCGGGTGGACTTCTTCGTGCTGCCCGACGAGCGGGTGGTGATCAACGAGATCAACACGATGCCCGGCTTCACGCCGTCCTCGATGTTCCCGCGGATGTGGGCGGCCACCGGCCTCGACTACCCGGCGCTCGTGGACCGGCTGGTGCAGCTCGCACTGCACCGCGGCACCGGCCTGCGCTAG